Proteins encoded in a region of the Rhizobium sp. CC-YZS058 genome:
- the ftsE gene encoding cell division ATP-binding protein FtsE, producing the protein MIHFENVGLRYGMGPEILRDLTFDIPRRSFQFLTGPSGAGKTTLLRLLFLSLKPTRGLIRMFDRNITSIPRDELPMLRRRVGIVFQDFRLLDHLTTYENVALPLRVRGKEESSYRADVLELLGWVGLGERINVLPPVLSGGEKQRAAIARALIDRPEILLADEPTGNVDPPMARRLLTLFMELNRLGTAVVIATHDLSLMDQVEARRMILTEGRLDIYD; encoded by the coding sequence TTGATCCATTTTGAAAATGTCGGATTGCGCTATGGGATGGGACCGGAGATCCTCCGCGACCTGACGTTCGACATTCCGCGCCGGTCCTTCCAGTTTCTGACCGGCCCCTCCGGCGCCGGCAAGACGACGCTGCTGCGCCTCCTGTTTCTGTCGCTGAAGCCGACACGCGGTCTGATCCGCATGTTCGACCGCAACATCACCTCGATCCCGCGCGACGAACTTCCCATGCTGCGTCGCCGGGTGGGGATCGTGTTCCAGGATTTTCGCCTGCTCGACCATCTGACGACCTATGAGAACGTGGCGCTGCCGCTCAGGGTGCGCGGCAAGGAGGAATCCTCCTACCGTGCCGACGTGCTGGAGCTGCTCGGCTGGGTCGGGCTCGGGGAGCGGATCAACGTCCTGCCGCCTGTGCTCTCCGGCGGTGAGAAGCAGCGGGCGGCCATTGCGCGCGCGCTGATCGACCGCCCGGAGATCCTCCTCGCCGACGAACCGACCGGCAATGTCGATCCGCCGATGGCCCGGCGCCTGCTGACGCTGTTCATGGAACTGAACCGGCTCGGCACCGCCGTCGTCATCGCCACGCATGATCTGTCGCTGATGGACCAGGTGGAGGCCCGCCGGATGATTCTCACCGAAGGGCGGCTCGATATCTATGACTGA